In Caloramator mitchellensis, the genomic window GTGATACCATGACAATTGGTTGCCCATTATAAAAATCACTTATTTCGATATTGCTCTGGACTGCTTCGAAAATTTTCCTTGTTGTATCAGGGTCAAGAGCCGGGTATGAACCTTGGAAGGATTTTTGAATATTATCAGCAATCATCTGTTCAAGCGAAGGATGCAATGTTATAAGTCTAATTGTGTTGCTATCATCAACAAGATTCTTACAGATAACCCTTCCTAGTGAAATTCTAACATATTCAGTTAATAGCTCAATATCCTTTGTATTTAGAGCATTATCTGCTAGACTCTCCATTATTGTAACCAAATCCCTAATTGGAACCCTTTCCTTTAACAAATTTTGAAGAACTTTTTGAACTTCTCCAAGAGACAAAAGACTTGGTATCAATTCATCAACAACAGCGCTGTAGTTTTCTTTAACATTATCTATTATCATCTTTACTTCCTGTCTTCCTAAAAGTTCATGGGCGTGTTTCTTTATAATCTCCGTTAGATGTGTCACGAGAACTGTTGTTGGGTCTACAACAGTAACTCCCATAATTTCAGCGTCATCCTTTTTGCTGTCTGGAATCCAAACTGCTGGAAGTCCAAATGTTGGTTCTACAGTCCTTATTCCATCTATTGGAATGCCTTCACCTAAAACGTCAATTGCAAGATAATGATTTACCAATATTTCTCCCTTTCCAACAACGGTTCCCTTTATCTTTATTGTATATTCGTTTGTTGCAAGCTGCAGATTATCCCTTATTCTTATTGGCTGGACTATAATTCCCATTTCAAGCGCAAGTTGTCTTCTAACACCTGCAATTCTGTCCAACAGGTCCCCCCCTGATGACACATCTGCAAGGGGTATTAGCCCATAACCAATTTCTATTTCAAGAGGCTCAACATTTAAATATTGCATAACATTTTCTGGTTCTTTTCTCTCTGGTTTAATTTCTTCAGGCTTTAAATCATCCTTAATTTTGCTCTCCTTTTTATCCTTCGATAGCATGAATGCTGAAAGGCCGCATACTGCTGCTAAGGATAGAAAAAGAAAATGAGGCAAAGATGGTATCAAAGCTAGTATAGTTAATATTCCGCTTGCGATAGCAAGAACTTTAGGATAAGAAGTAAACTGTCCTGCAAGTTCTTTTCCAAGCGTTGTATCGCTTGTTGACCTTGTAACTATAATACCTGACGCGGTAGAAATCAACAGTGCTGGTATTTGGCTTACAAGTCCATCTCCAACCGTTAATAAAGCAAACTTTTTAAGTGCATCAAGAGCTGGTAGATTAAAGAACAATAGTCCAATCAAAACTCCTCCTATAAGATTTATAATTACAATTACAACACCAGCTATGGCATCGCCCTTAACGAATTTGCTTGCACCGTCCATTGCTCCATAAAAATCTGCTTCCTGCTGCAATTTTTTTCTTCTTATTTTTGCTTCTGTTTCAGAAATAATGCCAGCATTCAAATCGGCATCTATGCTCATCTGCTTTCCAGGCATTGCATCAAGCGTAAATCTTGCTGCAACTTCAGCAACTCTACCTGCACCGTTTGTAATTACAACAAACTGAATAACCACTATGATTATAAATAGAATAAAACCCACTACATAATTTCCACCAACAACGAAATTTCCAAATGCTTCTATAATTCTACCCGCTTGACCTTGTCCTAATATAAGCCTTGTTGAAGAAATATTAAGTCCAAGCCTAAATAATGTAGTTATCAACAGCAATGTTGGAAAAACAGAAAACTCCAAAACTTCTGTCGTAAACATCGTCAATA contains:
- the flhA gene encoding flagellar biosynthesis protein FlhA, translating into MQTNSTLKSNIDILIAFVIILIVLMIIIPLPTWLLDVFLALNLSISLVILLLTMFTTEVLEFSVFPTLLLITTLFRLGLNISSTRLILGQGQAGRIIEAFGNFVVGGNYVVGFILFIIIVVIQFVVITNGAGRVAEVAARFTLDAMPGKQMSIDADLNAGIISETEAKIRRKKLQQEADFYGAMDGASKFVKGDAIAGVVIVIINLIGGVLIGLLFFNLPALDALKKFALLTVGDGLVSQIPALLISTASGIIVTRSTSDTTLGKELAGQFTSYPKVLAIASGILTILALIPSLPHFLFLSLAAVCGLSAFMLSKDKKESKIKDDLKPEEIKPERKEPENVMQYLNVEPLEIEIGYGLIPLADVSSGGDLLDRIAGVRRQLALEMGIIVQPIRIRDNLQLATNEYTIKIKGTVVGKGEILVNHYLAIDVLGEGIPIDGIRTVEPTFGLPAVWIPDSKKDDAEIMGVTVVDPTTVLVTHLTEIIKKHAHELLGRQEVKMIIDNVKENYSAVVDELIPSLLSLGEVQKVLQNLLKERVPIRDLVTIMESLADNALNTKDIELLTEYVRISLGRVICKNLVDDSNTIRLITLHPSLEQMIADNIQKSFQGSYPALDPDTTRKIFEAVQSNIEISDFYNGQPIVMVSPRIRPAFRKLTEMVFPNLIVLSMNEIPADIQIETLGMVSI